The genomic region CCCGCTTATAACGAAGCCGGCACCATCGAGGAGGTGGTGCGGCGGACGCATCCCCATGCGGATGTTTGCGTGGTGGACGACTGCTCAACGGACCGGACGGCTGAGATCCTCGCAGTCCTCGAAGGCATTCACGTGATCCGGCACCATAAAAATACCCATATCGCCGGCGCAGTGCTGGACGGCATGCGTTACGCGCTTGCCTCCGGATATGAATACATGGTGGCCATGGACGCGGGCCTTTCGCATAACCCGGATGAACTCCCGCGTTTCATCGAAGCGGAACATGCCGACCTGGTGATTGGAACGCGGAACCGTGAGGGAGAAAAAGACAAACCCGTGTACCGTAGGTTCCTCAGCATGGCCGGAAGCATGCTGATGAACCTGATTTTGTGGGTCCCTCGACGGGACGGACCCCGCTGGATTCACGATTGTACTTCGGGATACCGGCGATATTCGCGCCGGGCCATGCATTTGCTCACTACCACGCCCATGCAATGCCGCTCTTTCGATTTTCTGCTGGAGACATTGGTGATCGCGGTGCGCTCCGGATGCTCGGTGCGCGAAGTGCCGATCTCCTACCGCTTCACCAATTCGTGTCTGAACCACCGTATTGTCATGGAAGCTTTGAAAACCTGGTGGCGGCTGTCCCGACGTCCAGGGAAGGCGAAGCGCACGGAATCTCCGTGGGCGAAAGCTGGTGAGCAAGTGGCTGTTGACAAGAAAGAATACTTACCATGACCGCCGCGCACCCCACCGCAGCCAGCGGTCTGCCAGCGGGGACCGGCGAAACGCACCGCGCCGGCAGCAATTCTCTGGCGCGCCAGGTGAATGCCCTCGCTTGGGTCACGTTGGCCGCGATTGGTGGTATCACCGCAGTTTCGCCGTTCCTGGCGGCTCGAACTTTCTTGCTCCGAGTGCCGGATAGTCAAAAGAACTGCGGCTGGTGCGGACGCCTGGAGGTGGAAGCCTTCACGCCGGGCTTAATGGCATCCGCCTACTTGTTGTCGCTTCTATTGTGCACCGGAACGTTTCTGGTACTACTCATGTTGTTGCGGCGTAATCAAAGTGTATTGACGCCCGGCATTGTACGTTCCATTTACGGATGGGCGTTCGCCTTCGGGTTAGCCGCGCTCTTGGCCATGCCCATCCTTGTCAACGATTTGTGGTTTTCGATTGCCTGGGGGAGACTTGGCGCGAGTGGCGTAAATCCCTATCACTCGGATCTGACCGCTCAAGCACTCCGCGAGTTGCCGTTCGGAAGGAGTACCATCAGCCGGAGTCCCTACGGTCCAACCTGGACGGCCATTTCATCGGCGCTGGCGTGGCTTGCGCATGGGAAGGTGTGGGCTGAATTCCTGCTGTTCAAGCTCCTTTTGGGAATGGCTTGGTTTGGGT from Acidobacteriota bacterium harbors:
- a CDS encoding glycosyltransferase family 2 protein; this encodes MPPVLVVIPAYNEAGTIEEVVRRTHPHADVCVVDDCSTDRTAEILAVLEGIHVIRHHKNTHIAGAVLDGMRYALASGYEYMVAMDAGLSHNPDELPRFIEAEHADLVIGTRNREGEKDKPVYRRFLSMAGSMLMNLILWVPRRDGPRWIHDCTSGYRRYSRRAMHLLTTTPMQCRSFDFLLETLVIAVRSGCSVREVPISYRFTNSCLNHRIVMEALKTWWRLSRRPGKAKRTESPWAKAGEQVAVDKKEYLP